One Papaver somniferum cultivar HN1 unplaced genomic scaffold, ASM357369v1 unplaced-scaffold_35, whole genome shotgun sequence DNA window includes the following coding sequences:
- the LOC113342255 gene encoding uncharacterized protein LOC113342255 codes for MAWLVARGNPGVVGAGVVARDHEASVLGAMSVGLGVMKNYIAEISGIIIGMEWALQWGYTKVCICSDSLSAVQDFTTSNLPWFVRQRWREVSSNYEVIRFDHTCREANYSADKMAKRGCILPNEEGRHYLGRPDFLNSIELPNVSYFRFK; via the coding sequence ATGGCGTGGCTCGTGGCTCGTGGGAATCCAGGAGTAGTTGGGGCAGGAGTTGTGGCGCGAGATCATGAAGCTAGTGTACTTGGCGCTATGAGTGTGGGTTTGGGTGTAATGAAAAATTACATTGCAGAGATTTCTGGTATTATTATCGGTATGGAATGGGCGCTTCAATGGGGATACACGAAGGTTTGTATTTGTTCTGATTCATTGAGTGCAGTTCAGGATTTTACTACTTctaatcttccttggtttgttcGTCAACGTTGGAGGGAAGTTTCTTCTAATTATGAGGTTATTCGTTTTGATCACACATGTAGAGAGGCTAATTATTCTGCTGATAAGATGGCAAAAAGAGGGTGTATTCTTCCGAATGAGGAGGGAAGACATTATCTTGGAAGACCTGATTTTTTAAACTCTATTGAAttaccaaatgtatcttattttcgtttcaaatGA